Proteins found in one Streptomyces sp. NBC_00461 genomic segment:
- the ribA gene encoding GTP cyclohydrolase II, translated as MTDKIGVLGKKSAQRTGVERIVNAPLPTVYGQFRAVGYMDHDRGDEQVALVHGEIGTDNVLTRLHSECLTGDAFGSQHCECGDQLASALKAVVAEGSGIVVYLRGHEGRGIGLLAKLRAMALQAEGLDTVEANLALGLPVDARDYGVAAGILQDLGVNSVRLMSNNPRKREALVQHGIQVAETVPLLIPPCESNITYLRTKRERLDHVLPHLDAVAHLS; from the coding sequence ATGACAGATAAAATCGGCGTCCTCGGCAAGAAGTCCGCGCAGCGCACGGGCGTGGAGCGGATTGTGAATGCACCGCTGCCCACGGTGTACGGCCAATTCCGGGCGGTCGGCTACATGGACCATGACCGCGGTGACGAACAAGTGGCCCTGGTCCACGGCGAGATCGGCACGGACAACGTACTCACCCGACTCCATTCCGAGTGCCTGACCGGTGACGCGTTCGGCTCGCAGCACTGCGAATGCGGCGACCAGCTCGCCTCCGCGCTGAAGGCCGTGGTCGCCGAAGGCAGCGGCATCGTCGTCTACTTGAGGGGCCACGAGGGCCGCGGGATCGGTCTGCTGGCCAAGTTGCGGGCGATGGCGCTGCAGGCGGAGGGCCTGGACACCGTCGAGGCGAACCTCGCGCTCGGACTGCCGGTGGACGCCCGTGACTACGGCGTCGCCGCCGGGATCCTCCAGGACCTGGGCGTGAACTCGGTCCGGCTGATGTCCAACAACCCGCGCAAGCGGGAGGCGCTGGTGCAGCACGGCATCCAAGTGGCCGAGACCGTACCGCTGTTGATCCCGCCGTGCGAGAGCAACATCACCTATCTGCGCACCAAGCGCGAACGCCTCGACCATGTCCTGCCGCATCTGGACGCGGTGGCGCACCTGTCCTGA
- a CDS encoding saccharopine dehydrogenase, with protein MTELHLWLRHEVRSTERRTPLVPSDARRLVDSGVTLTVEESPQRIFPIEEYEAAGCRVAPAGSWVSAPHRAVVIGLKELPDEPAELTHQHIFFGHAYKRQPGAEALLRRFAAGGGALLDLEYLVDDDGRRLAAFGFWAGYLGAALAVLQQRGRLAAPLTPTSKEVLDETLRRADGDEEFTAVVIGALGRSGRGARVAFRTAGVEPTCWDLAETRDLDRPALLAHDVFVNAVLATTPIPPFLREQDLDDPARRLRTVCDVTCDVGSELNVLPVYDRTTDWEHPVRRLRENPPHSPHPPLDLIAIDNLPSLLPRESSTDFSAALVLQLLEFGADGPWGRCLDRFRQACRELGITEGEFRHV; from the coding sequence ATGACAGAGCTCCATCTGTGGCTGCGCCACGAGGTCCGCAGCACCGAACGCCGCACGCCCCTCGTGCCGTCCGACGCCCGCCGGCTCGTCGACAGCGGGGTGACCCTGACCGTGGAGGAGTCCCCGCAGCGGATCTTCCCGATCGAGGAGTACGAGGCGGCGGGCTGCCGCGTCGCACCCGCGGGCTCATGGGTGTCGGCTCCGCACCGGGCCGTCGTCATCGGCCTGAAGGAACTCCCGGACGAGCCGGCCGAACTGACGCACCAGCACATTTTCTTCGGGCACGCCTACAAGCGGCAGCCCGGCGCTGAGGCCCTGCTGCGGCGCTTCGCCGCCGGGGGAGGGGCGCTCCTCGACCTGGAGTACCTGGTGGACGACGACGGCCGCAGGCTCGCCGCGTTCGGGTTCTGGGCCGGCTATCTGGGCGCCGCCCTGGCCGTGCTGCAGCAGCGGGGCAGGCTCGCGGCGCCCCTGACGCCCACGTCCAAGGAGGTCTTGGACGAGACGCTCCGACGCGCCGACGGGGACGAGGAGTTCACGGCTGTGGTGATCGGCGCCCTGGGCCGCAGCGGCCGGGGTGCGCGCGTCGCCTTCCGGACGGCCGGGGTCGAGCCGACCTGCTGGGACCTCGCCGAGACCCGCGACCTGGACCGGCCGGCCCTGCTCGCCCACGACGTCTTCGTGAACGCGGTCCTCGCCACCACCCCCATCCCGCCCTTCCTCCGGGAGCAGGACCTCGACGACCCCGCCCGCCGCCTGCGCACCGTCTGCGACGTCACCTGCGACGTCGGCTCCGAGCTGAACGTCCTGCCGGTCTACGACCGCACCACGGACTGGGAGCACCCCGTGCGCCGCCTGCGCGAGAACCCCCCGCACTCCCCGCACCCCCCACTCGACCTGATCGCCATCGACAACCTGCCATCCCTCCTCCCGCGGGAGTCCAGCACCGACTTCTCGGCGGCTCTGGTGCTCCAGCTCCTGGAGTTCGGTGCCGACGGGCCCTGGGGCCGCTGTCTGGACCGCTTCCGCCAGGCCTGCCGCGAACTCGGCATCACAGAAGGGGAGTTCCGCCATGTCTGA
- a CDS encoding saccharopine dehydrogenase family protein, with protein MSDSTDRVTASGTVHWIGAGLSTGSGLARLCETAERVRLWHRTEERAAQALDRLGLTGRAEPRAYTLTALAAELAPGDVVVSMLPAPEHAAILAVCVREGAHFACSSYVSDAVLEQVPGAAKAGLVVLTEAGLDPGLDHLFAHSLVARAREAIGAGTPASYRFTSYCGGIPAVPNDFRYRFSWAPAGVLNALRSPARYIEDGAQTTVDRPWEATRPHVLDGERFEVYPNRDSVPFVEQYELPATWQARSFVRGTLRLDGWLRAWDAVFEELKAGDDARIAALAQELAARHPTTDADRDRVVLAVSLEVRGEGERSWSGSYLLDLVGDAQESAMARCVSRPLALGIRHILDGTLPAGLDRAAETAARSQQWLDELAHEGLEFTLRTAP; from the coding sequence ATGTCTGACAGCACCGACAGGGTCACCGCGAGCGGCACCGTGCACTGGATCGGCGCCGGTCTGTCCACGGGCAGCGGCCTGGCCCGCCTGTGCGAGACGGCCGAGCGGGTACGGCTGTGGCACCGCACCGAGGAACGCGCCGCCCAGGCCCTCGACCGCCTGGGCCTGACCGGCCGCGCCGAGCCCCGCGCCTACACGCTCACCGCCCTCGCCGCCGAACTGGCCCCCGGCGACGTCGTCGTATCGATGCTGCCCGCACCGGAGCACGCCGCCATCCTGGCCGTCTGCGTGCGCGAGGGGGCCCACTTCGCCTGCTCCAGCTATGTGTCGGACGCCGTACTGGAACAGGTGCCCGGCGCCGCGAAGGCCGGCCTCGTCGTCCTCACGGAGGCGGGGCTCGACCCGGGCCTCGACCACCTCTTCGCGCACAGCCTCGTCGCCCGTGCCCGGGAGGCGATCGGCGCCGGCACGCCGGCCTCGTACCGCTTCACCTCGTACTGCGGCGGCATCCCGGCCGTCCCGAACGACTTCAGGTACCGCTTCAGCTGGGCGCCCGCGGGGGTGCTCAACGCGCTGCGCTCGCCCGCCCGTTACATCGAGGACGGCGCGCAGACCACCGTCGACCGGCCCTGGGAGGCCACCCGGCCGCACGTCCTCGACGGCGAGAGGTTCGAGGTCTACCCGAACCGGGACAGCGTCCCCTTCGTCGAGCAGTACGAACTGCCCGCCACCTGGCAGGCACGGTCCTTCGTCCGCGGCACCCTGCGTCTCGACGGCTGGCTGCGAGCCTGGGACGCGGTGTTCGAGGAGCTGAAGGCCGGTGACGACGCCCGCATCGCCGCGCTGGCACAGGAGTTGGCGGCCCGCCATCCCACCACCGACGCCGACCGCGACCGGGTGGTGCTCGCCGTGTCGCTGGAGGTCCGGGGCGAGGGGGAGCGGAGCTGGTCGGGGAGTTACCTCCTGGACCTGGTGGGCGACGCTCAGGAGAGCGCGATGGCCCGCTGCGTCTCCCGTCCCCTGGCCCTGGGCATCCGCCACATCCTTGACGGCACCCTGCCCGCCGGGCTCGACCGGGCGGCGGAGACGGCCGCCCGGTCCCAGCAGTGGCTGGACGAACTCGCCCACGAGGGGCTGGAGTTCACCCTGCGCACCGCGCCGTAG
- a CDS encoding serine hydrolase domain-containing protein, with amino-acid sequence MAQLRQEVDPGEAGLDAKALDRLDQHVAHYVDEGRLPGFLLAVARGGRVAHLTTHGRRDVAADLPVEADTLWRIYSMTKPVTTVAALILVEEGRLSLDDPVARHLPAFADPQVYESGSGTDVQTRPATQPLLIRHLLTHTAGLTFAFYRTHPVDALYRAAGLDSAVLPGSDLAGTVEAYARLPLQFEPGTQWNYSVATNVLGRVIEVVSGQPLDAFFAERVFGPLGMTDAGFCVPDEQAPRLSELYGETAEGGIEPIAGLPLRGRPRFLSGSGGMVASAYDVHRFMELLRRRGELDGVRLLAPETVELMTRNHLPGGADLRAFGSRPAHDEPGNDGVGFGLGVSVVIDPEHTQAPSGLGTYGWSGVATTTFWVDPSRDLTVQFMTQVRPKSSLRLFPDLKRLVHEAVTD; translated from the coding sequence ATGGCACAGCTGCGACAAGAGGTCGACCCGGGCGAGGCCGGGCTGGACGCGAAGGCGCTGGACCGCCTCGACCAGCACGTCGCCCACTACGTCGACGAAGGACGCCTGCCCGGCTTTCTGCTGGCGGTGGCCCGTGGCGGACGCGTCGCCCACCTCACCACCCACGGCCGCCGCGACGTCGCGGCGGATCTGCCCGTCGAGGCCGACACCCTGTGGCGGATCTACTCCATGACCAAACCGGTCACCACGGTCGCCGCGCTGATACTCGTGGAGGAGGGCCGCCTGTCGCTCGACGACCCGGTCGCCCGCCATCTCCCGGCCTTCGCCGACCCGCAGGTGTACGAGAGCGGCTCGGGCACCGACGTCCAGACCCGCCCGGCAACCCAACCCTTGCTGATCCGGCACCTGTTGACCCACACGGCGGGCCTGACCTTCGCCTTCTACCGCACCCACCCGGTCGACGCCCTCTACCGCGCGGCCGGCCTCGACTCGGCGGTGCTGCCGGGCTCGGACCTGGCCGGGACCGTCGAGGCGTACGCCCGCCTGCCGCTGCAGTTCGAGCCGGGCACACAGTGGAACTACTCGGTCGCCACCAATGTGCTCGGCAGAGTGATCGAGGTCGTGTCCGGGCAGCCGCTCGACGCGTTCTTCGCCGAGCGCGTCTTCGGCCCGCTCGGCATGACCGACGCGGGCTTCTGCGTCCCTGACGAACAGGCGCCCCGGCTCAGCGAGTTGTACGGCGAGACCGCCGAGGGCGGCATCGAGCCGATCGCCGGGCTGCCGCTGCGCGGACGGCCTCGCTTCCTGTCCGGCAGCGGCGGCATGGTGGCCTCCGCGTACGACGTGCACCGCTTCATGGAGCTGCTGCGCCGCCGCGGCGAGCTCGACGGGGTGCGTCTGCTGGCCCCCGAGACGGTGGAGCTGATGACCCGCAACCACCTTCCCGGCGGCGCCGACCTGCGCGCCTTCGGCAGCCGCCCGGCCCACGACGAGCCCGGCAACGACGGCGTCGGCTTCGGCCTCGGCGTCTCCGTCGTCATCGATCCCGAGCACACCCAGGCGCCGTCGGGCCTGGGCACGTACGGCTGGAGCGGGGTGGCGACCACGACGTTCTGGGTGGACCCGAGCCGTGATCTGACCGTGCAGTTCATGACTCAGGTCCGGCCGAAGTCGTCACTCAGGCTCTTCCCGGACCTCAAGAGGCTGGTCCACGAGGCGGTCACGGACTGA
- a CDS encoding PPOX class F420-dependent oxidoreductase, translated as MTQDTLLRLLSDDRSGVLVTLKRDGRPQLSNVSHHYYPDEHIVRISVTDDRAKTRNLLRDPRASYHVSTPDRLAYTVVEGTADLSPVAKDPHDDTVEELIRLYRDVLGEHPDWDDYRAAMVRDRRLVVRLRVERAYGIPKGANRG; from the coding sequence ATGACTCAGGACACACTGCTCAGGCTGCTCTCCGACGACCGCAGCGGGGTGCTCGTCACCCTCAAGCGCGACGGCCGGCCCCAGCTGTCGAACGTCAGCCATCACTACTATCCCGACGAGCACATCGTCCGGATCTCGGTCACCGACGACCGCGCCAAGACCCGCAACCTGCTGCGCGACCCACGGGCGTCGTACCACGTGTCCACCCCCGACCGCCTTGCCTACACGGTCGTCGAGGGCACCGCCGACCTCTCACCCGTCGCGAAGGACCCGCACGACGACACGGTCGAGGAGCTGATCCGCCTCTACCGCGACGTCCTGGGCGAGCACCCGGACTGGGACGACTACCGTGCCGCGATGGTCCGCGACCGACGCCTGGTGGTGCGGCTGAGGGTGGAGCGGGCGTACGGAATTCCCAAGGGGGCCAACAGGGGCTGA
- a CDS encoding VOC family protein, with protein sequence MINGAHVVIYTRDAEADRAFFRDVLGWAHVDAGLGWLIFRAPPAEVAFHPAEGEPSHELMLMCDDIDATTAELTEKGVELTRPLEDARWGRVTGFRLPGGGEVGLYEPRHPRAT encoded by the coding sequence GTGATCAATGGGGCACATGTGGTGATCTACACCCGCGACGCCGAGGCGGACCGGGCCTTCTTCCGGGACGTCCTCGGCTGGGCGCACGTCGACGCGGGACTCGGCTGGCTGATCTTCAGGGCACCGCCCGCGGAGGTCGCCTTCCATCCGGCCGAGGGCGAGCCGTCGCACGAACTGATGCTGATGTGCGACGACATCGACGCGACGACCGCCGAACTCACCGAAAAGGGAGTGGAGTTGACGCGGCCCCTGGAGGACGCCCGCTGGGGTCGGGTGACGGGTTTCCGGCTGCCGGGTGGGGGCGAGGTCGGCTTGTACGAGCCGCGTCACCCGCGAGCGACGTAG